One genomic window of Parabacteroides pacaensis includes the following:
- a CDS encoding efflux RND transporter permease subunit codes for MIKYLLQRPIAVLMAFTACFIVGLVTYFTIPVSLLPDIAIPEITVQVAGQNTSARELENTVVKHIRQQLMQVAKLRDIQSETRDGTSIIRLNFDFGTNTDLAFIEVNEKIDAAMNSLPRTTERPRVIKASATDIPVFCLNLTLKNDSAYAPLNEVQFLNLCEFAENVIKRRIEQLPEVSMVDITGILGRQLQIVPDMKKLEMADISLSEIENALASNNIEPGSMVVRDGYYEYNIKFSTLLRTDEDVRNIYLRKNNRIFQLKDLAKIAIVPAKEEGTVLSNGKRAVTLAIIKQSEENMDNMKKALQGVTDYFSSIYPDIEFNITRNQTELLDYTISNLQQNLSLGFFLIIVVAILFLGDVKSPFVIGLSMVVSIVISLIFFYLFHMSLNIISLSGLVLALGMMIDSSIIVTENITQYRNKGFSLEEACAKGTTEVITPMLSSTLTTIAVFVPLIFMSGIAGAIFYDQAFAVTVGLMVSYFTGIMLLPVLYKLIYSIKDKKHSFFSKVINNPIKEHTLDRFYDAGVDFTFKHKKAFVVMIVLVFPLCVWLFYEIPKSRMPDIDQNELIVNIEWNENIHLDENNERTNQLFKATEKHPGEHTAYVGRQQFLLNRDKELSSSEAELYFKTPHPEDIIPLQKDIDAWVRKNYPLAVVSFAPPVTIFEKLFVTGEADVVVQLAPRNKAQSPDAETLRTMEKELQEESGEVPSGIAFDNQLNISIDREKLLLYNVNYNDVYRILKTAFKENEVATLRSYQQYLPITLAEDDKTVNELLRSTLIRTQTNDNQRAPQYVPLQTLVKITPSEDLKTITAGKNGEYIPYSFYNVKDAENLIEKTKHKINSTDVWDLDFSGSFFSNQKMLNELVVILFVSILLMYFILAAQFESFAQPIIVLLEIPIDVAASLFFLWICGYTLNLMSAIGIVVTCGIIINDSILKLDAINELRKEGVPLMEAIHEAGRRRLRPIIMTSLTTIFAMVPLLFSFDMGSELQKPLTVAMISAMIIGTAVSLFIIPLIYWFIYRKEETVKA; via the coding sequence ATGATTAAATATCTTTTACAACGGCCTATCGCGGTACTCATGGCTTTTACTGCTTGCTTTATCGTAGGATTAGTTACTTATTTCACTATTCCGGTCTCTTTATTACCCGACATTGCCATTCCTGAAATTACGGTACAAGTAGCGGGCCAGAATACATCAGCCCGGGAATTGGAAAATACAGTAGTAAAACATATCCGCCAGCAATTAATGCAAGTGGCTAAACTACGCGATATACAAAGTGAAACACGGGATGGAACAAGTATAATCCGGTTGAACTTTGATTTCGGGACAAATACTGACCTTGCTTTTATTGAAGTAAATGAAAAGATCGATGCGGCTATGAATTCGTTGCCGCGTACTACGGAACGTCCCCGGGTAATTAAAGCAAGTGCAACCGACATTCCTGTATTTTGTCTGAATTTAACCTTAAAAAATGATAGCGCTTACGCTCCTTTAAACGAAGTACAATTTCTTAATCTATGCGAATTTGCAGAAAATGTGATCAAACGGCGCATTGAACAATTACCCGAAGTATCTATGGTGGATATTACGGGAATATTGGGGCGGCAATTACAGATTGTACCCGATATGAAGAAACTGGAAATGGCAGATATATCGTTAAGCGAGATAGAAAACGCTTTAGCTTCCAACAATATCGAACCGGGCAGTATGGTTGTACGGGACGGCTACTATGAGTATAATATTAAATTCTCCACTTTACTCCGGACAGATGAAGATGTAAGGAATATCTATCTCCGTAAAAACAACCGGATCTTTCAATTGAAAGATCTGGCAAAAATCGCTATTGTACCGGCAAAAGAAGAAGGGACGGTCCTTTCAAACGGAAAACGTGCCGTTACGCTGGCTATTATTAAACAGTCGGAGGAAAATATGGACAATATGAAAAAAGCCTTACAAGGTGTGACAGATTATTTTTCCAGTATTTATCCGGACATAGAATTTAATATTACTCGTAACCAAACAGAATTGTTAGATTACACTATTTCTAACTTGCAACAAAACCTTTCGTTAGGTTTTTTCCTGATTATCGTAGTAGCGATCCTTTTCTTGGGGGACGTAAAAAGCCCGTTCGTAATCGGGTTAAGCATGGTGGTAAGTATCGTAATTAGCTTGATATTTTTCTATCTCTTCCATATGTCTTTGAATATTATCTCTCTTTCCGGATTGGTATTGGCATTAGGAATGATGATCGACAGTTCTATTATTGTAACAGAAAATATAACCCAATACCGGAATAAAGGATTTTCCTTGGAAGAGGCTTGTGCTAAAGGAACTACGGAAGTGATCACTCCAATGTTAAGTTCCACTCTTACCACGATTGCCGTTTTCGTTCCCCTGATATTTATGAGCGGGATTGCAGGAGCGATCTTTTATGACCAAGCTTTTGCCGTAACAGTGGGATTGATGGTTTCGTATTTCACAGGTATTATGTTATTACCTGTATTATATAAACTGATTTATAGTATCAAGGACAAAAAACATTCTTTTTTCAGTAAGGTTATTAACAATCCGATTAAGGAGCATACATTAGATCGGTTTTATGACGCAGGAGTAGATTTTACTTTCAAACATAAAAAAGCTTTTGTTGTAATGATCGTACTCGTATTTCCCCTTTGTGTCTGGTTGTTCTACGAAATTCCGAAATCACGAATGCCGGATATCGACCAAAACGAGTTGATTGTCAATATCGAATGGAATGAAAACATTCATTTGGACGAAAATAACGAACGGACGAACCAATTGTTTAAAGCGACGGAAAAGCATCCGGGCGAACATACGGCTTATGTAGGACGACAACAATTTTTACTAAACCGGGATAAAGAGTTATCTTCGTCCGAGGCCGAACTTTACTTTAAAACGCCTCACCCGGAAGATATTATTCCTTTGCAAAAAGATATCGATGCATGGGTTCGGAAAAATTACCCGTTGGCAGTAGTCAGCTTTGCTCCGCCGGTAACCATATTTGAAAAATTATTCGTTACAGGGGAAGCAGATGTAGTAGTCCAGTTAGCTCCCCGGAACAAAGCGCAATCGCCGGATGCAGAAACACTCCGGACCATGGAAAAAGAATTACAGGAAGAAAGCGGAGAGGTTCCTTCGGGAATTGCTTTCGACAATCAGTTAAATATATCGATCGACAGGGAAAAGTTGCTTCTTTATAATGTAAATTATAATGATGTATACCGAATATTAAAAACAGCTTTCAAGGAAAATGAAGTGGCTACGTTACGTTCCTATCAACAATATTTACCGATTACGCTGGCTGAAGATGATAAAACGGTAAACGAGTTATTACGGAGCACCCTTATCCGTACTCAAACGAATGACAATCAGAGAGCACCCCAATACGTACCTCTTCAAACTCTTGTAAAAATTACGCCTAGTGAAGATTTAAAAACGATTACAGCAGGCAAGAACGGAGAATATATTCCCTACAGTTTTTATAATGTGAAAGATGCGGAAAATTTAATAGAAAAGACAAAACATAAAATAAACTCGACCGACGTATGGGATTTGGACTTTAGCGGTAGTTTCTTTTCTAATCAAAAAATGCTCAATGAATTGGTGGTAATTTTGTTTGTTTCTATTTTATTGATGTATTTCATTTTAGCGGCACAGTTTGAGAGTTTTGCACAGCCAATAATCGTACTTCTGGAAATCCCGATCGACGTAGCGGCCTCTCTATTCTTTCTTTGGATTTGCGGCTATACTTTAAACCTGATGAGTGCTATCGGAATTGTGGTTACTTGCGGTATTATCATTAATGACTCTATCTTAAAACTAGATGCCATTAATGAGCTCAGGAAAGAGGGCGTTCCTTTAATGGAGGCGATCCACGAAGCCGGAAGAAGACGTTTACGGCCTATCATTATGACCTCTTTAACTACTATTTTTGCCATGGTGCCCCTTCTCTTTTCTTTTGATATGGGGTCGGAGTTGCAAAAGCCTCTTACTGTAGCCATGATTTCTGCTATGATAATCGGTACGGCTGTCAGTTTGTTTATTATCCCTTTAATATATTGGTTTATTTATCGTAAAGAAGAAACGGTTAAAGCTTAA
- a CDS encoding TolC family protein: protein MRKFRHINTFFCGGLFLLGTFIALPEVKGQAVILTLERTIQMAADSSLESYRSKNIYLSGYWQYRTYKAQRLPSLTLNLTPVEYYRDITKRYNSVEDIDEMRKQESFYAGGNIQIQQNFDWLGGTFYIDSDLGYLRNFGDNTNTQISTVPIRIGYSQNLLGYNGFKWERKIEPLKFEKAKKELVYDMEKVSEEATQYFFSLAMAQAEYDLAKANIASSDTLYRIGVERHKIASISQSDLLTLKLDMINAHNTLQNKEIALKRAMFSLASYLNFDKNTEIRLVLPSRPRNMDIPVDKALTLAKENNPQFLDLKQGILEAEQNVDRTHKESLFNAKLNASIGFNQVSSQFKNAYKDPLQQELVNVSISIPLVDWGVRKGRYNVARNNLNVTRISAQQTELSIEEDVIMTVGDFNVQQDLIGSAEEALDLANTAYNETKQRFLIGKADLNSLTLSLNRQQDAQRNYISALQNYWLSYYKIRKLTLHDFEIDIPLAKELDYKYGM, encoded by the coding sequence ATGAGAAAATTCAGGCATATAAATACTTTCTTTTGTGGTGGGCTTTTCTTGTTAGGAACTTTTATCGCCTTACCAGAAGTTAAAGGACAGGCTGTTATATTAACCCTCGAACGGACTATACAAATGGCAGCAGATAGTTCCCTGGAATCTTACCGGTCTAAAAATATTTATCTTTCGGGATATTGGCAGTACCGGACTTATAAGGCGCAGCGCCTTCCTAGTCTGACCCTAAATTTAACACCGGTAGAATATTACCGGGACATCACCAAACGTTATAATTCTGTTGAGGATATTGATGAAATGCGTAAACAGGAATCTTTTTACGCAGGCGGAAATATACAAATACAACAAAATTTCGACTGGTTGGGCGGTACATTTTACATTGACTCTGATCTGGGTTATCTGAGAAATTTTGGTGACAATACGAATACTCAAATCAGCACCGTACCTATCCGGATAGGATACAGTCAGAACTTATTAGGATATAACGGGTTCAAATGGGAACGGAAAATAGAACCGCTCAAATTTGAAAAGGCTAAAAAAGAACTGGTATACGATATGGAGAAGGTATCGGAAGAGGCTACCCAATATTTCTTTTCCTTAGCCATGGCACAGGCTGAATACGACTTGGCAAAAGCCAATATTGCATCTTCGGATACTCTTTACCGGATAGGGGTAGAACGTCATAAAATCGCCTCTATTTCACAGTCGGACCTGCTTACTCTTAAACTCGACATGATCAATGCGCATAACACACTTCAAAATAAAGAAATCGCATTGAAAAGAGCCATGTTTTCGTTAGCTTCCTACTTGAACTTTGATAAAAATACAGAGATAAGATTGGTTTTACCTTCACGTCCCCGGAATATGGATATACCTGTGGATAAAGCTCTTACCCTAGCCAAAGAGAATAATCCTCAATTCCTGGACTTAAAACAAGGAATACTGGAAGCAGAACAAAATGTGGACAGAACTCACAAAGAATCTCTCTTCAATGCAAAATTGAACGCCAGTATCGGATTTAACCAAGTATCTTCCCAATTCAAGAATGCTTATAAAGATCCGTTACAACAAGAATTAGTAAACGTTTCTATTTCTATTCCATTGGTAGACTGGGGGGTAAGAAAAGGACGATATAACGTGGCAAGAAACAATCTGAATGTAACCCGCATTTCTGCACAACAAACAGAATTATCTATTGAAGAAGATGTGATCATGACAGTAGGTGATTTCAATGTACAGCAAGACCTGATAGGGAGTGCAGAAGAAGCCCTGGATTTAGCGAATACGGCTTATAACGAAACAAAACAACGCTTTTTAATAGGGAAAGCGGATCTTAATAGCTTGACTTTGTCGTTGAACCGGCAACAAGATGCGCAACGAAATTATATTTCTGCCTTACAAAATTATTGGCTGAGTTATTACAAAATACGCAAACTGACATTGCACGACTTCGAGATAGATATCCCTCTGGCAAAAGAATTGGATTATAAATACGGAATGTAA
- a CDS encoding efflux RND transporter periplasmic adaptor subunit, whose protein sequence is MKHYYLFAALILLGTIACSGEKKDSEEEQSVETVLPQATNEVTVMTLHPTDFMHELVSNGKLSARQYVDLRFQSAEPIAQIYVKNGMRVTKGQKLAELDKYRLTNRLAQAKVTLDNSRLELQDLLIGQGYALADSNKVPDNTMKLVRLKSGYDQALHQYEMAAYEEKNAVLTAPFDGVVANLFAKQFNIASTSDVFCTIINPNTLEASFTVLESELPLIQPGDKVEVAPFAINNVKTEGRISEVNPLVDANGMVQVKATVADKGKLFEGMNVRVSIQRSLGKQLVVPKEAVVLRSGRQVVFTLVKEKAYWNYVHTGLENASSYVILDELKEGDIVITSGNINLAHEAPVKVIKEN, encoded by the coding sequence ATGAAACACTATTATCTCTTTGCCGCCTTAATTCTTTTAGGCACAATAGCTTGTAGCGGAGAAAAAAAAGATTCCGAAGAAGAACAATCTGTGGAAACGGTTTTACCTCAAGCAACAAATGAAGTCACTGTCATGACTTTACATCCAACAGACTTTATGCATGAGCTGGTAAGCAACGGAAAATTATCTGCCAGGCAGTATGTAGATTTACGTTTCCAGTCGGCAGAACCCATCGCACAGATTTATGTAAAAAACGGAATGCGCGTCACAAAAGGGCAAAAGTTGGCGGAATTGGATAAGTATCGGCTAACCAACCGATTGGCCCAGGCCAAAGTAACCTTAGATAATTCCCGTCTGGAGTTACAAGACCTATTAATAGGACAAGGATATGCTTTAGCAGATTCAAATAAAGTTCCGGACAATACCATGAAATTAGTTCGCTTAAAAAGTGGCTACGATCAGGCACTTCACCAATATGAAATGGCTGCATACGAAGAAAAAAATGCTGTACTTACAGCACCTTTCGATGGAGTAGTTGCGAACCTTTTCGCTAAACAGTTTAATATCGCCTCTACTTCCGATGTATTTTGTACAATCATTAATCCCAATACTTTAGAAGCCTCGTTTACTGTATTAGAAAGCGAATTGCCTCTGATCCAACCGGGGGATAAAGTAGAAGTAGCTCCTTTCGCCATAAACAACGTAAAAACAGAAGGCCGTATTTCGGAAGTCAATCCTTTGGTAGATGCAAACGGAATGGTGCAGGTAAAAGCTACCGTAGCAGACAAAGGAAAACTGTTCGAAGGAATGAATGTACGGGTCAGCATACAACGCTCCCTTGGAAAACAATTGGTAGTCCCTAAAGAAGCCGTGGTATTGCGTTCCGGCAGACAAGTGGTATTTACCTTAGTAAAAGAAAAAGCGTATTGGAATTATGTCCATACCGGTTTGGAAAATGCATCCAGTTATGTAATCCTTGACGAATTAAAAGAAGGAGATATTGTTATTACAAGTGGAAATATCAATCTGGCACATGAGGCTCCCGTAAAAGTGATTAAAGAGAACTGA
- a CDS encoding efflux RND transporter permease subunit, translating into MSNTPKISAFTLIVAFLCVALAGIAFIPLLPVKLAPSLTLPRLSVSYSMPGNSSRVVEMEVTSKLEAMLARIKGIKSIESRSGNGNGYITIELDKHTNVDAARFEASTIVRQTWPQLPDGVSYPILQMSCPDERSSRPFMNYIINAAATPIFIQRYAEEHMKPKLAQLSGIYRIDITGATPMEWQLEYDNDQLLKLGITVGDIQEAISLYYNKEFLGIGNILSPDGKTEWIRLTLVPESTQDNKFDPSKITATNKEGKLIRLDQLLKVVRTEEQPRGYFRINGLNSIYLSIRANENVNQLELSKQVKDEMAKIQASLPAGYEIHTSYDATEFIQKELNKVYLRSGLTLLILLIFVILMTRNLKYTLLIVISLSVNLAIALIFYYLFNLEIQLYSLAGITISLNLILDNTIVMTDHMLNRKNRKAFLSILAATLTTIGALSLIFFLDEKIRLNLQDFAAVVIINLAVSLFTALFFVPALIEKLKMSKKKKIRKRKTSRFPWLQRFKEKTTPKRLAVYFSRYYNLQIKALFRWRKFAYFLLILAFGIPVFMLPEKSEKQGKAAEFYNKIVTNTTYKEKIKPWMDKILGGSLRLFVQKVYEGSYFTRNEETVLSVTASLPNGTRLEQMNNLIQRMEAYLSEFKEIKQFQTNIWDSRQAQISIYFTKESEKSGFPYTLKSQIISKALELGGGSWGVYGLQDQGFNNDVRESAGNYRVKMFGYNYDELFYWAERLKDTLLTHRRIKEVLINSDFSWYKDDYQEFYFDLNKKRMAEENVLPFQLFSSIRPIFGKDLYTGSIIVDNEQEQLKLSSRQSHLFDIWALQYMPQYVGSKLYKLSDFATVEKGQIPQSVAKENQQYRLCLQYEYIGAGNQGYQILEKDLKKINKLLPMGYSAGQERSYWQWGSKDYKQYLLLLIIVAIIFITTSILFNSLRQPLAVIFVIPISYIGVFLTFYWFKLNFDQGGFASFVLLCGITVNASIYVLNEFNQIRKRHPLMPPLHAYIKAWNAKILPIFLTVVSTILGFIPFMVGENKEAFWFPLAAGTIGGLIMSVIGIFFFLPTFALKKREIPKLRFKKKKK; encoded by the coding sequence GTGAGCAATACACCTAAAATATCAGCTTTTACCTTAATTGTCGCCTTTCTTTGTGTGGCACTTGCCGGTATTGCGTTTATACCGTTGCTTCCGGTAAAACTCGCACCTTCGCTTACTCTGCCCAGGTTATCTGTCAGTTACAGTATGCCGGGAAACTCTTCCAGAGTAGTCGAGATGGAAGTTACTTCCAAACTGGAAGCTATGCTGGCTCGTATCAAGGGTATCAAATCTATCGAGTCCCGTTCAGGAAACGGAAATGGCTACATCACAATAGAATTGGATAAACATACGAATGTAGATGCCGCTCGTTTCGAAGCCTCTACTATCGTACGGCAAACTTGGCCTCAGTTACCTGACGGTGTAAGCTATCCGATATTACAAATGAGCTGTCCGGATGAAAGAAGCAGCCGTCCTTTTATGAATTATATTATTAACGCTGCTGCAACTCCCATTTTTATTCAACGGTATGCGGAAGAACATATGAAACCTAAATTAGCTCAACTATCGGGTATTTATCGCATCGATATTACAGGGGCAACTCCGATGGAATGGCAATTGGAATATGACAACGACCAATTACTAAAATTAGGGATTACTGTGGGCGATATCCAAGAAGCCATTAGTCTATACTATAACAAAGAATTCCTGGGAATCGGCAATATTCTTTCTCCGGATGGGAAAACAGAATGGATCCGTTTAACTCTTGTTCCTGAAAGCACACAGGATAACAAATTTGATCCGTCTAAAATCACAGCAACCAATAAAGAGGGGAAACTGATACGCTTGGACCAGTTACTAAAAGTGGTACGAACCGAAGAGCAGCCTAGAGGTTATTTTCGTATTAACGGGCTTAATTCTATCTATCTTTCCATTCGTGCCAATGAAAATGTAAACCAACTGGAGCTAAGCAAACAGGTAAAAGACGAAATGGCTAAAATCCAAGCAAGTTTACCTGCCGGATATGAAATTCATACCAGTTATGATGCTACTGAATTTATTCAAAAGGAATTGAATAAAGTATATTTGCGCAGTGGCTTGACATTGCTGATTTTATTGATTTTTGTGATTTTAATGACGAGAAACTTAAAATACACTTTACTTATCGTTATTAGCTTAAGTGTAAATCTGGCAATTGCCCTTATTTTTTACTATCTTTTCAATCTGGAAATCCAATTGTATTCACTGGCAGGTATTACTATTTCTTTAAACCTGATACTGGATAATACGATTGTAATGACAGACCATATGCTGAACAGAAAGAACAGGAAAGCCTTTCTTTCTATCTTGGCAGCCACGCTTACTACAATAGGCGCATTAAGCCTGATTTTCTTTTTAGACGAGAAAATCAGACTGAATTTACAGGATTTCGCAGCGGTAGTAATTATAAATTTGGCAGTTTCTCTGTTCACAGCTTTGTTCTTTGTACCGGCTTTGATTGAGAAGCTAAAAATGTCCAAGAAAAAGAAAATCCGTAAAAGAAAGACGTCCCGCTTCCCTTGGTTGCAACGGTTCAAGGAAAAAACAACTCCTAAAAGATTAGCCGTTTATTTTAGCAGATATTATAATCTACAGATAAAGGCTTTATTCCGTTGGAGAAAATTTGCCTATTTTCTATTAATTCTTGCATTTGGAATCCCAGTATTCATGTTGCCTGAGAAATCAGAAAAACAAGGGAAAGCGGCAGAATTTTATAATAAAATAGTAACGAATACCACTTATAAAGAAAAAATAAAACCCTGGATGGATAAAATCTTGGGAGGATCCCTGCGTTTATTTGTTCAAAAAGTATATGAAGGAAGCTACTTTACAAGAAACGAAGAAACTGTATTATCCGTCACAGCCTCTCTGCCAAACGGAACCCGGTTGGAGCAAATGAATAACTTAATCCAACGAATGGAAGCGTATTTAAGTGAATTCAAAGAGATCAAGCAATTTCAGACAAATATCTGGGATTCGCGTCAAGCACAAATAAGTATCTATTTTACTAAGGAAAGTGAAAAAAGCGGTTTCCCTTATACCTTAAAATCCCAGATCATCAGTAAAGCTCTTGAATTAGGAGGTGGTAGCTGGGGTGTATACGGATTGCAAGATCAAGGGTTTAATAATGATGTGCGGGAAAGCGCAGGAAATTACAGGGTAAAAATGTTTGGATACAATTATGATGAGTTATTCTATTGGGCAGAAAGACTAAAAGACACGTTATTGACTCATCGACGTATCAAAGAAGTTTTGATTAATTCGGATTTCTCTTGGTATAAGGACGATTACCAAGAATTTTACTTCGATTTGAATAAAAAGCGGATGGCGGAAGAAAATGTCCTTCCTTTCCAGTTATTTTCCTCTATACGACCGATCTTTGGAAAAGACTTGTATACGGGAAGTATTATTGTAGACAATGAACAGGAACAATTAAAGTTGTCTTCCCGCCAATCTCATCTGTTCGATATATGGGCCTTACAATATATGCCTCAATATGTAGGTTCTAAGTTATATAAACTGTCCGACTTTGCGACAGTAGAGAAAGGACAAATACCACAAAGTGTTGCAAAAGAAAATCAACAATATCGTTTGTGTTTACAATATGAATATATTGGAGCCGGTAATCAAGGATACCAGATATTGGAAAAGGATCTAAAGAAAATTAATAAACTACTACCTATGGGGTATTCTGCCGGCCAGGAGAGATCTTATTGGCAGTGGGGGAGTAAAGATTATAAACAATATCTTTTGTTGTTGATTATCGTTGCTATTATTTTCATTACGACAAGTATTTTATTTAATTCTCTCCGGCAGCCTTTAGCGGTAATCTTTGTAATTCCAATTTCATATATCGGAGTATTTCTTACTTTTTATTGGTTTAAATTGAATTTCGATCAGGGAGGATTTGCTTCATTTGTATTATTATGCGGAATTACGGTAAATGCAAGTATTTATGTATTAAACGAGTTCAATCAAATCCGAAAGCGACATCCGTTAATGCCACCTTTACATGCTTATATTAAAGCTTGGAATGCAAAGATACTTCCTATCTTCTTAACCGTTGTTTCTACTATTTTAGGATTTATTCCTTTTATGGTGGGTGAAAATAAAGAAGCATTCTGGTTTCCGCTGGCCGCAGGTACCATCGGTGGGTTAATTATGTCGGTAATAGGTATTTTCTTCTTTTTACCAACTTTTGCTTTAAAGAAAAGAGAGATACCGAAGTTGAGGTTTAAAAAAAAGAAAAAGTAA
- a CDS encoding O-antigen ligase family protein translates to MKLTYYIQTYFFALSGILVLCSILVNTPELVNFTVTGQECWFHLTMLFMGTCLFVVAGIKKGGMKFTFTFPDGCILLYLLNMLLWYNWDMNPAPNKLIFWFQLGVLWLMIRIIVSTYPTLFAYFLWGIIALGCIEAIWGIRQLYGFTLSNHSLYRLTGSFYNPGPYSGFMALIFPIALNEMLKLRKMNPEKPEYGRKVLYYFAFFTLLLIISVLPAGMSRTAWISVLAASCWVLWRHFQCGNLVKKVWKNYRVPFIAGIITISIMGIALGIGIFLLKKDSANGRLFLWKITSKAILENPLEGTGLGSFAGTYAIAQENYFRSGNATETEMLVAGSPEYAFNEYLQIWLEEGLSGLICFILVLISCFLQAKKNNQTGLGGAILALAIFAFASYPIQLPAFGILGIFVLTGAVNTFPTSYFSIYLPFTFLGKYIGGVHKYKKDTSNTIIKIKGALPHFFYPDKPISFLFICFLSFSCFVLFYKQKDNYTHFRKWNALKTFYQAQAYESALEGYKELYPYLNSYPFFLFEYAQSLNKKQLYNESIIILQRAASLSADPMIYNVMAKNYQALGAYKKAENFLIKSTFLLPERIYPYYLLAKLYAEPDFYDSRKLQLAAQVVLTKQAKIQSTAIKEMRKEINDLLKTVQSP, encoded by the coding sequence ATGAAATTGACATATTATATACAAACCTATTTCTTCGCTTTAAGTGGAATATTGGTTTTATGTTCTATACTAGTGAATACACCTGAATTGGTAAATTTTACTGTAACAGGACAAGAATGTTGGTTTCATTTAACCATGCTTTTCATGGGAACATGCTTGTTTGTCGTAGCCGGAATAAAAAAAGGAGGAATGAAGTTTACATTTACGTTTCCAGACGGATGTATATTACTTTATCTTTTAAACATGTTGTTATGGTATAATTGGGACATGAATCCGGCTCCAAATAAACTGATATTTTGGTTCCAATTAGGCGTTCTTTGGCTTATGATAAGGATTATTGTTTCTACCTATCCGACCTTATTCGCTTATTTCCTTTGGGGAATAATCGCATTAGGATGCATAGAAGCAATATGGGGAATAAGACAATTGTATGGTTTTACCCTCTCTAACCATAGCTTATATAGGCTGACCGGATCATTTTATAATCCGGGTCCTTACTCAGGTTTTATGGCTTTAATTTTTCCTATAGCTTTAAATGAAATGCTAAAATTAAGGAAAATGAATCCGGAGAAACCGGAATATGGAAGAAAGGTACTCTATTATTTTGCTTTCTTTACCCTATTGCTTATTATCAGTGTTCTGCCAGCAGGTATGAGCCGCACTGCTTGGATTAGTGTTTTAGCTGCTAGCTGTTGGGTATTGTGGAGACATTTTCAATGCGGGAATTTAGTAAAAAAAGTATGGAAGAACTATCGTGTTCCATTCATTGCAGGCATTATTACCATAAGTATAATGGGAATAGCTTTGGGGATAGGTATCTTCTTACTAAAAAAGGATTCTGCTAACGGTCGGTTATTCTTATGGAAAATAACATCTAAAGCAATTTTAGAAAATCCGCTTGAAGGAACCGGATTAGGAAGTTTTGCCGGGACTTATGCAATTGCCCAAGAAAACTATTTCAGATCAGGCAATGCCACAGAAACAGAAATGCTAGTAGCCGGAAGTCCTGAATATGCTTTTAACGAGTATTTACAAATATGGTTGGAAGAAGGGCTAAGCGGTTTGATTTGTTTCATTTTAGTGTTAATAAGTTGTTTTTTACAAGCAAAAAAAAATAATCAGACAGGTTTGGGAGGTGCGATTCTGGCACTGGCAATTTTTGCTTTTGCGTCGTACCCCATTCAATTACCTGCATTTGGTATACTAGGAATATTTGTATTAACCGGGGCTGTTAATACTTTTCCTACTTCATATTTTAGTATATATCTTCCTTTTACCTTTTTAGGAAAATATATCGGGGGAGTGCATAAATATAAAAAGGATACGTCTAATACTATTATAAAGATTAAGGGCGCACTCCCCCATTTTTTTTATCCGGACAAACCTATATCTTTTTTATTTATTTGCTTTTTATCCTTTAGTTGTTTCGTATTATTTTATAAACAAAAGGATAATTATACTCATTTCCGGAAATGGAATGCCCTAAAGACATTTTATCAGGCCCAAGCCTATGAAAGTGCTTTAGAAGGATACAAAGAACTATATCCTTATCTTAATTCTTATCCTTTCTTTCTTTTTGAGTATGCTCAATCATTGAATAAAAAACAACTTTATAACGAATCGATTATCATTTTGCAACGGGCGGCTTCATTAAGTGCAGATCCAATGATATATAATGTGATGGCAAAAAATTACCAAGCCCTTGGAGCTTATAAAAAGGCTGAAAATTTTTTGATTAAATCGACTTTTTTATTACCCGAACGGATTTATCCTTATTATTTACTTGCTAAATTATATGCTGAACCTGATTTTTATGATTCCCGCAAACTACAACTTGCCGCACAAGTAGTCCTTACCAAACAAGCAAAAATACAAAGTACAGCTATAAAAGAAATGAGAAAGGAGATAAATGACCTTCTAAAGACAGTTCAATCTCCTTAA